GCAATGGATGAGTGGTGGGTGAAGCGACAGCCGTGCTCCACAATGGCCTCGATCAGTGCCGGATCTTCTTCCCCAATCAGTTGCATATAGCGTGAGAACTTGGCGTGCAGTACGCGGCCTTTGACCTTCTCGCCCAATTTGAAATACTGCTTGAGCTCGGGTTGCTTGTGCAACAGCTCGTGGGTGATTTCAAAGTCCTCGTCGAAAATTGGTGCCGCACCTTTCTCTTTGGCCAGCTCCACACCTTCGCGCCAGCCCGCCAGCGCCAGCTCTTTGCTGACCTGTTCGGTGAAGGCGATGGACGCTGGCGTGCCGTAGGGAATGCGCAGCATGGTGAGGGTGGAACCCAGGCCTAAGAAGCCCATACCGTGACGGCGCTTGCGTTGGATTTCGGCCTGCTGGCCGGGCAGCGCAAGGCCATTGATTTCCACCACGTTGTCGAGCATGCGGGTGAATATGCGCACCAGCTTGCGGAATCGGTCCCAGTCAAATCCGGCCTCGGGTTTGAATGCATCTTTCACAAACCGAGTCAGGTTCACTGAGCCCAACAGGCAGCTGCCATAGGGCGGCAAGGGCTGCTCGCCACAGGGATTGGTGGCACGGATGTCTTCGCAGAACCAGTTGTTGTTCATCTGGTTCACGCGGTCAATCAGGATGAAACCGGGTTCGGCGTAATCGTAAGTGGACGCCATGATCTGGTCCCACAAGCGGCGCGCGGGCATGGTGCGGAAAATACGGCAGGCCACTTCGCCCTGTGGGTTGCGCACAAATTCATCGTGCAGGTGGTCGAGCCGACGCCAGACCACTTTCTCACTGTCCTGCAAATCCACCGGATTGTTTTCCAGATCCAGGCGGGTCATGGGGAAGGACAGTTTCCAGGGCGCTTCGGCTTTTACGGCTTCAATGAAGTCTTCGGTAATCAGCAACGACAGGTTGAACTGGCGCAGGCGGCCGTCTTCGCGCTTGGCGCGGATGAAGTCCTGCACGTCCGGGTGATGCACATCGAAGGTGGCCATCTGGGCGCCACGACGGCCACCGGCGGAAGACACGGTAAAGCACATCTTGTCGAAGATATCCATGAACGACAGCGGGCCGGAGGTGTAAGCGCCGGCACCGCTTACATAAGCCCCGCGCGGGCGCAGGGTGGAAAACTCATAACCAATGCCGCAGCCCGCCTTCAGGGTCAGGCCGGCCTCGAGGTTCTTTTCCAGAATGCCCTGCATGGAGTCTTCGATGGTGCCGGAGACGGTGCAGTTAATGGTAGAAGTGGCCGGCTTGTAGGCCTGGGCGCCGGCATTGGACACAATGCGGCCGGCGGGGATGGCGCCGTTTTCCAGGGCCCAGAAGAATTCCTTCTGCCACTGCTTTTTGTTTTTCGGCTCCACCGCCGCCAGCGCTTCGGCCACCCGTTGCCAGGTACCGTGCACATCGGCATCGACCGGATTGTCCTGGCCGTCTTTGAGCCGGTACTTTTTATCCCAGATGTCTACCGAGGCCGGCTGCAGCGCCAGTTCGGCAATGCGGTCGGTGGGGGTGGCGTGTGAAGTGCTGGTCATGGTCTGTCCCTGTCTTTGTTCTGATGGGGTAAGAGTGCGGTAAACGCGTATTCTGCCACAATACCTAGTGGTGGGTAAGGTGGGTTTTGGCTATATGTGGGGTTTTTTGGTGACCGGCGGGACAGTGCTGGGGTATCGAGGGCTTGACCTTAAAGTACCAAGGGACCAGACCCCTTGGTACTTTGGGGTTAAGGAGTCAGTTTCGGCTGCTGCAGGGCGTACGCTTTGTGTGCTGGAGGTGCGGCACGAAATTGCAGGGGCCCTGGCGGGCGTCCAATTGGGCGCCGATGATCTCGTCCCAGGCGGTGCGGCAGGCATTGTTGGACCCGGGCAGGCAGAAGATCAATGTGCCGTTGGCCAAACCGGCGAGCGCGCGGGATTGGATAGTACTGGTGCCGATCTGGGCGTAGCTGATCTGGCGGAATAGTTCGCCAAAGCCTTCTACGGTTTTGTCGAACAGCGGCAGCATGGCCTCGGGGGTGGAGTCGCGGGCGGTGAAGCCGGTGCCGCCAGTGATAAGAATCACCTGCACATCGGCACGTGCAATCCAGGCAGAGGTCTGGGCGCGGATCTGGTACACATCATCGATCACCAGTGCGCGATCGGCCAGCTGGTGGCCGGCAGTGGTGAGCTTGTCGATCAGCAATAAGCCCGAGGTGTCGTTGTCAAAATTGCGGGTATCGCTCACGGTGAGTACGGCAATGTTGAGCGGTTCCAAGGTGTCGGCGGTTTGATGGCCCATGTTGAAGGATTCCTGTTTGTTAATTCCTGATTGCTGACTTACCCCCCCAGCATGGCCAGGTGGCGGGTATGGCCGGTGAGGCCTTCGGCCAGCCGGTGGCCGGCCGGTTTGAACTGCAAGCCTGCATGTATGGCCTCGGCGACAGCAGGCGGATTCTGCTTTTTGAGCAAAGGCCGCAGGTCTATTCCTTCATCACCGAACAGGCACGGATGCAGCTTGCCGTGCGATGACATCCGCAGCCGGTTGCAACTGGCGCAGAAGTTTTTTGAATAGGGCAGGATAAAACCCACGTTGCCGGCATAGTCGGGGTGGGTGAATTCCGCCGCCGGGCCGGCATCCTGGCCGCGCACCTTCTGAACCCAGCCCTCAGCTTTGAGTGCGTCCATGATGCTCTGGCCCGCAACGTGGTGTGCGCGGTAATACGCGGTGTTGTCTCCGGTATTCATCAGCTCGATAAAGCGCAACGTAATCGGCTCGTGCCTGACCAAATTAAAGAAGTCTTCCAGCTGGTCCAGGTTGTAGCCCTTGAGCAAGACCGTATTCAATTTGGTATTGCGCATGCCTAGTCGGTTGGCCAGCTGTAGCGCATCGAGCACCTGTTGAAGCTTGTCGTGGCCGGTAATCAAACGGAAAGATTCCGGTCTCAGACTGTCGGCACTGAGGTTCAGTTGATCCAGCCCCGCGTTAACATAGTCGGGAAGCTGGCGGGCAAGGCGATAACCATTGCTGGTCAGTGCCACCTTTTCTATCCCGGGTGTTTGTTTGCAGATCTGAATGATCTGCGCAAGATCTTTGCGCAAGGTGGGTTCGCCGCCGGTAATGCGCACTTTGCGTGTGCCACACAAGGCGAAGGCTTGCACCAGAGTTTCAATTTCTGACAGCGACAGTGGTGCGTCGGTGGTACTGGGGCAATAACCCTCGGGCAGGCAATAGTTGCAACGAAAATTGCATGCCTCGGTTACCGACAGGCGCAGGTAAGTAAAACGGCGATTGCTGCCGTCGCTGGCTATAAGCGGGTGTTGTCTTTGCATAGATGCCTTTCCAGGTTGGGAGGCAAAGGCGTTTCCATCTTTACCCTGAGAAGAGACTGCATCAATAACGGCCAGCCTTTTCTTTTGCGCACTTTTTTTGCGCATCGGCTGCAAAACCCTACGCGATAATGCGCTTAGGTGGTGCAGCTCGGCATGTCATCTATGGTGCATCTTTGCCGTGCGGTTGTGCATTCCCCACAGCTGGTATATGCGTGCGACTTTTCTACCCCCTTGTGGGTAGCTTTTCGCAGCCTGAAGCCACATTTCCCGCCGCACTCTGTACGTGTGAACCAGCGAAGGTTTATTTAGACGCCAATCGAAAGCCAAAAACTATCTTGTCAATTTACTGTCACTATGCTGGCTCAGACTTTGCAGTCACATACCTGAACGCAGTCCTGTTGGGTTGCGTCGTCTCTTGTTGTGTCTGTTCATTCGGCACCACAGAACCGAGGCATGTCTCCCCATTTCAAACGAGGTTTTTGCCATGGAAGCGGTTTACATTCTGAATGCCGGTCGGGTGCCGGCAGTGAAGTCAGACGAAGATGATGTTGCGCATTTAGCGGCTCGTGCTATCGCACCGCTGTTTGCAGAACAGGCGGCAGATCCCGCTGAAGTTACCGCGCTGTATGTGGGCAATATGCTGTCTGGCATTTTGTCCAATCAACAATTGCTGGCGCCGCTCATTGCGCAGCACGCGGGTCTCACGGGTTGTGAAGCGATTACGGCGGAAGCGGCCTGTGGCTCGGGTGCGGCGGCCATGCGCCAGGGCGTGATGGCCATTGCCAGCGGTTTCCATTCGTTGGTGGTGGTTGCCGGTGCTGAACAAATGAGCCGGAGTTCGCGCGATCAGGTGAGCCGCGGTCTGGCTACCGCCTCCTGCTGGGACAGAGAGGGCGGCCTGGGCGAAACGTTTATTACCCTTAATGCCCGCATCATGAAACGCTATATGGAACACTATGGCGTCTCGCGTTCGGCGTTCGCCCCTTTTGCGGTGTCGGCCCACAATAACGCGCAAAAAAATCACTGCGCCATGTTGCAAAAATCCATCACCACCGACGACTACGAGAGCGGGCGCATGCTGGCCGACCCTATCGGCCTGTTTGATGCGCCCCCCATTTGCGATGGCGCCTGTGCGTTGTTATTGGGCAATAAAGACATGGCCCGGCGTGCGCAGCGCATGGGATTGCCGGTGGTGAAAGTACTGGCGTCTACCTGCGCCACCGATCGGTTGGCACTGGAAGATCGCGATGACCCGCTCGCGTTGGCGGCGGCGCGCGACGCCTTTGCCAAAGCCTATCGCATCAGCGGGCTCACCAAAAACGACATCGATATATTTGAACCCCATGATGCCTACACGGTGATGACCGCGCTCAGCCTTGAGGCTGCAGGTTTTGCAGCCCCTGGTCATTCCACCAGCATGGCAGCGGAAGGAATGTTTACCAAAAATGGCGAGCTGCCCATCACTCTGTTCGGTGGCCTTAAGGCCCGTGGCCACCCTGTGGGTGCGACCGGCGTTTATCAGTTGGCGGAATGTTTTCTGCAGCTGACCGAGCAGGCCGGTGAATTACAAGTGCAGGGCGCGCGCATTGCCATGGCACAGAATCTGGGGGGCGCGGCGGGTAGCGCGTTTACCCATATTCTTGAGCGCGTGGCTTAACCGATATTTGAAAGAACTGTGAAATTATTTAACGAGCGAGGAAGAGATTATGATTGCAAAAGCACCCACCACTGATCGTCTGGCGCTGGTTACCGGCGGGACCCGGGGAATAGGTGAAGCCATCAGTATTGGCTTGCAGGAACAGGGCTATCGCGTATTGGCGAGCTACCAGCGCAATCAGGCGGTGGCCGATGAATTTTCGGCGCGTACCGGTATCCCGGTGTTCAAATTTGATGCATCGGATTTCGATGCTACAGAGCAATCGATTCGCACTATCGAAGCCGACATGGGCCCGGTGGAAGTACTGGTAAACAATGCCGGCATCACCCGCGATGGTGTGTTGCATAAAATGACCCCGCAGAACTGGCAGGATGTGATCGAAACCAATCTTTCATCCTGTTTTTACACTTGTCATGCAGTGATCGCCGGCATGCGTGAGCGTCGCTTTGGCCGGATAGTGAATATCAGCTCTATCAATGGCCTGGAGGGCCAGTTTGGCCAGACCAACTACGCAGCGGCGAAGGCGGGCATGTGCGGTTTTACCAAGTCGCTGGCGAAGGAATCGGCCCGCTACGGCATCACCGTGAATAGCGTTGCGCCAGGTTATGTGGATACAGACATGGTGCGTGCCATTGCACCAGAAGTGCTGCAAAAAATTATCGACAAAATTCCCGTGGGCCGATTGGCCAAACCCGAAGATGTGGCGCGCTGTGTGAATTTTCTGGTAGCGGATGATGCGGACTTTATTACCGGAACTACCCTGTCGGTAAATGGTGGGCAGTATATGAGTTGATAGAAGATTTCTGGTTTCTGGTCTCAAAGGACCAGAAACCAGAAATTCAGCTGTACTTATTAATAAACTCCGTAATCAACGGTCGGATATGCATCCTGAACTTCGAGCCACTGAAAATCCCGTAGTGCCCCGC
This region of Simiduia agarivorans SA1 = DSM 21679 genomic DNA includes:
- the phbB gene encoding acetoacetyl-CoA reductase; translated protein: MIAKAPTTDRLALVTGGTRGIGEAISIGLQEQGYRVLASYQRNQAVADEFSARTGIPVFKFDASDFDATEQSIRTIEADMGPVEVLVNNAGITRDGVLHKMTPQNWQDVIETNLSSCFYTCHAVIAGMRERRFGRIVNISSINGLEGQFGQTNYAAAKAGMCGFTKSLAKESARYGITVNSVAPGYVDTDMVRAIAPEVLQKIIDKIPVGRLAKPEDVARCVNFLVADDADFITGTTLSVNGGQYMS
- a CDS encoding thiolase C-terminal domain-containing protein; this encodes MEAVYILNAGRVPAVKSDEDDVAHLAARAIAPLFAEQAADPAEVTALYVGNMLSGILSNQQLLAPLIAQHAGLTGCEAITAEAACGSGAAAMRQGVMAIASGFHSLVVVAGAEQMSRSSRDQVSRGLATASCWDREGGLGETFITLNARIMKRYMEHYGVSRSAFAPFAVSAHNNAQKNHCAMLQKSITTDDYESGRMLADPIGLFDAPPICDGACALLLGNKDMARRAQRMGLPVVKVLASTCATDRLALEDRDDPLALAAARDAFAKAYRISGLTKNDIDIFEPHDAYTVMTALSLEAAGFAAPGHSTSMAAEGMFTKNGELPITLFGGLKARGHPVGATGVYQLAECFLQLTEQAGELQVQGARIAMAQNLGGAAGSAFTHILERVA
- the moaA gene encoding GTP 3',8-cyclase MoaA, which produces MQRQHPLIASDGSNRRFTYLRLSVTEACNFRCNYCLPEGYCPSTTDAPLSLSEIETLVQAFALCGTRKVRITGGEPTLRKDLAQIIQICKQTPGIEKVALTSNGYRLARQLPDYVNAGLDQLNLSADSLRPESFRLITGHDKLQQVLDALQLANRLGMRNTKLNTVLLKGYNLDQLEDFFNLVRHEPITLRFIELMNTGDNTAYYRAHHVAGQSIMDALKAEGWVQKVRGQDAGPAAEFTHPDYAGNVGFILPYSKNFCASCNRLRMSSHGKLHPCLFGDEGIDLRPLLKKQNPPAVAEAIHAGLQFKPAGHRLAEGLTGHTRHLAMLGG
- a CDS encoding adenosylcobalamin-dependent ribonucleoside-diphosphate reductase, giving the protein MTSTSHATPTDRIAELALQPASVDIWDKKYRLKDGQDNPVDADVHGTWQRVAEALAAVEPKNKKQWQKEFFWALENGAIPAGRIVSNAGAQAYKPATSTINCTVSGTIEDSMQGILEKNLEAGLTLKAGCGIGYEFSTLRPRGAYVSGAGAYTSGPLSFMDIFDKMCFTVSSAGGRRGAQMATFDVHHPDVQDFIRAKREDGRLRQFNLSLLITEDFIEAVKAEAPWKLSFPMTRLDLENNPVDLQDSEKVVWRRLDHLHDEFVRNPQGEVACRIFRTMPARRLWDQIMASTYDYAEPGFILIDRVNQMNNNWFCEDIRATNPCGEQPLPPYGSCLLGSVNLTRFVKDAFKPEAGFDWDRFRKLVRIFTRMLDNVVEINGLALPGQQAEIQRKRRHGMGFLGLGSTLTMLRIPYGTPASIAFTEQVSKELALAGWREGVELAKEKGAAPIFDEDFEITHELLHKQPELKQYFKLGEKVKGRVLHAKFSRYMQLIGEEDPALIEAIVEHGCRFTHHSSIAPTGTISLSLANNASNGIEPSFAHHYSRNVIREGKKSKEKVDVFSYELLAYRELFNPDAMPYSQDPATQLPDYFVTSDDITPEQHVDVQAAAQRWVDSSISKTINVPSDINYETFKDVYLYAHSKGLKGCTTFRFNPEAFQGVLVKEEDLANTTYEFTLEDGSTVRFKGNDIVTYDGEEHTAANLYDALKEGYYGKF
- the moaB gene encoding molybdenum cofactor biosynthesis protein B translates to MGHQTADTLEPLNIAVLTVSDTRNFDNDTSGLLLIDKLTTAGHQLADRALVIDDVYQIRAQTSAWIARADVQVILITGGTGFTARDSTPEAMLPLFDKTVEGFGELFRQISYAQIGTSTIQSRALAGLANGTLIFCLPGSNNACRTAWDEIIGAQLDARQGPCNFVPHLQHTKRTPCSSRN